A window of Gossypium hirsutum isolate 1008001.06 chromosome D13, Gossypium_hirsutum_v2.1, whole genome shotgun sequence genomic DNA:
aatatgccTAATCCACTGTATGACATTCTTTATAATCACCCTCCTTATTATAGATATCTACAATACGACAAGCTGGTAACACCAAAATCCAGCAATCATCGATCCCGAAAGCCAGTAACTAATCCGAGCTTCCACATAGTTATAcacgatgttttgaaatttgaagCCCCCCACAGTTTTCTCATGCCTTTGCCTGCAAAAGAGATCGCATGTGTTTAGGGGTAACGGCAATCATTCGTTCTCGGTATAAGGAGAGGAAGCCAAGCATATTCTCAAATTATTTAGAATGAAGTATTGTATTCTGATCTAAAGCATCTTTGACTTAATGCACAAGGAATAAACCATCTCATGATCCCATTAGATGCCTTTGGTTAGGTAGACGCATGGTTCAACTGGGGTTTCACTAAAGCCACCTTACTACCTAAGATGTCAACTGTCATATTGGCAGCTAGTGCCGGCCCACCTCAGTGTCAACATCCATGGATTATAATCCATCTACCACCAAAATCTAGTAGGAGGCACCAAGTAGGTGTTAAACTGATGGTCCAACAAACCAATCAAGACACCAAACCGTACGATATTTAAGAATTAGGTCAGTCACATAGGCCAAAACAACAAATCTTTAAGGTTACACAATAAGCAGCTAATTAACACTAAATTTCAATGAGCACATACCCTTTTTATCCCTTAGAAATTGTCAATTGCTAGAGCTCCAAAATATCCGATTTTGACATGTAGTACGTCACATGATATGCTATAGACCTTATCACTACGGAAATATCATCCAAAAACAAACATGCAAGTCATATGTGAACAACCTAGAAAAATAGTGTTTGTTCATATATCTAGTTGGGTAATCTATAACAGTTCGACAGGTCTGACAGTCAGAAATGCATAAAGTCTGTTCGTGAATTACAGGATCACTAACCTGAGAATACAAGAAGGTTCCAAGGATAGCAATGGCAGCTCCGACAGCATTGACAGGTTGGACAGGCGTGTGGAAGATGATGATGGATGAGACTATAACAGATATACGTTTCATGGTGTTGCCGATGCTAAATGTCAAGGGAGAGATCTGATCGAGGGACATGTACGAGACTTGATTGTAGAGATGATAGAAAATACTTTGGGCCGCCACCCACCTACAAATGCGATAAAATTCGCAAAAACAATTGTTAGAAAACAGTAAGTGAAAATGTCATAAGTCAACACTGTTAGATTTCATGTCCATAAAGAGTATCTAATGGttcaaaatttatataagaaAAGAAACATGgttttgaaattccaagacaaaCATTGTAGTACAAAAACCTGAATCGTGATAAGATGGGTAGTGTACAGTCTACCCTTCATGATAGAGGTGCATATATGAATCTTCACTGTAACTCTTAAGTGATTGCTACCAGGCGGTTCAAGGCTTCAAGCAATATGCAGGTCTGGAGGCATGTTATATACTATCCAGTAAACATTAACCCAATGGAACGAATAAGCTATGTTACTTTGTGAGTGTCAGATGTGGGTATGTATTAGAACCGGTGTATTTAATTGCTTTCCATTATATGATACAGAGATTTCAATATTTCCAATATCTTCTTCAGCTGTCAAACAGGTGATAGGACTCCTATGTTATTCATTTTAGTATAAACATAATGTGACAAGTTCCAATAAGTTCTTCAAATGCCTCCAAAGTATTTACCAGGGTCATAAAGTAAATGCAGAAAACATCGAATGGAAAGAAACAGAACAAGGAATTGAGATTTAGTACTGTTAAGTTATTACCAGATGAACTGTGGTCCAATTTGGGATAAGGCCTTTTCCCATCCTGCTGCCCACATCTGCGGTCCTTCTACAGCAATCGCGAAAGGTGTGAGTATTACAAGAGACAACATAGATAGACAAGCATAGTAGTTCATCCCACTAACGGAGTTTCCTTTCATGCCCTTCTTGGAGAATATGTTACGGAAGACAAATGCCAAGTTCGATATCATAGCTCCCATAAAACCTGAAATACACAGAGATCAACTGAGTCCATACTCCAATGATACGCCTTCAAAGCAAATTGATTACATGCACAACCTCAACCTCAGTCAGTCAGAATCTTAAAGCAACATATATATCTGAAATACTAACTGCACATTACCAGCTGAAAACAAGACCATGGTTACTAAAACATGCTAGAAAAAAACACACATGAAGGGGAAATGATGGTGGCCACATGTCGAGCCTTTTCAGGTTTGGATGTTAAGAAAACTGGGGTAACACCAAAAGTTTGCCGAAAAAGAGTGGCTTAGTGAGCTCAATTTCAAATAATGGGGCATTGACCTCATAAAGCACCCAATTAGAGaggattaaaacataaaagaaacaatTCAGCAACAGCTTCAATGAGGATTAAAACATCAAAGTAATAAATCAATATCCATATCAAAGAGATTATAGCTTTTATTTTACCGGTCATATTAAAGTTGAGCTCAGTTACGGCAGCAAGAGCGCAACCACCAATGATGGGAACAAGGGAGAGGTAAACCGCAGGAGGGAAGCTCTCTCCAAGCAAGAGACTAGAAACCAGGACACTGAAAGCTGGCTCACCACTCTTGATTATGTGAGTGAATGAAACTGCAACCTTAGACATACTCACAGTTGCTGCTACATGTCCAATGGTATGCGCCACAGCAACCtaggaaaaaaaaatcaacaggaaaaaaagatgaaaatttcagTAAAACTTGTAATTCATAGTCTCAGGCTGTGAAGTcaaattctaattttgttttgaaaaattatcaatattttcttctttaaatttaatataagacaagataaaaccaaattttaatttcattttctctGCAATCAGACAAACTGTAGTTTTCTTAAAACTGAAACAAGAGACCAATCTGTGgttctttttaactttttcctcCTACCGTCCAAATATCATAAAAACAAATGATCctaacaaaaaaaattcagaaatattaAAATCTTAGACAAGCAGTGAACAAATTTCTAGTTTCTACTATTTTCTCCACTTTCTCACCAACCAAACACAAAATCCGAAAAAGAAAATCCTTACCGGAAACAAAGtcttccaaaactcaaaatctgTTTTAGGCGCCTCAGCAATCCTTGTAGCCCATGAAATCAACATCATCAAAGAACCACAGGCAAGGGACAAAGTTGAAGTCAACCAAGGGTAAGGGTAAGCATTCAAAACCTTCTTGttataaatattgaaaacaaCATTTAAAGCCCACCAAGTTGCAAAATAAATCCCAATTTTCACCCTTTTTGCAGCTTCTGATTTCACTTCCTCAGCTGCAGCCTCAATAGGCTGGGACTTATCAGCTTCATAAGCCCTGCACTTGATCACGGGTTCTTTATCCTTCCCAATAATCTCAACAGCGGAAACATGCAAAGGCTTTGACAGTGAAAGATTTGTTCTTTTCGAATTGTTTTGGAAAACCAAAGGAGGTAAAATTGAAGATCTGCAAGAAAGTGATCTTCGCTGAAGAACTGAATTTGAAACATCATTGCATGCAGCTAAAGCAGATTGCTTTAGACTAAAACTCATGTTTCTGGTATTTGGTGAATCAGGATCAGGATGAATCctttgagaaaaaaattcaaaactacaaataaaaatcaaacaaaaagaaaagtatAGAGGCCAAGAAAGACTAAGCggtgaaaagttgaaaaaaatacCCTCAAATCTCAGTCCACAAGCCAACTCTATATTTTTGTTTACACCAAAACAAACTTTATGATTTAACTCATGTGAAATCACACCTCTCTTATATGTCAATAacttttatttaagtaaatattattttatataaattctaaacatttaattttactgatgatatttatataaatttttaaaatttaatttaagatattatagtttttaaattttttattttgaaattcttAATTTTTCTAGGTGAATCaaaatttctttacttttttataaaagtatttttacatatattgtgagtgtttttgaatttaatattaattaattttaacatggttaacatttataaaaaaaattataacttactattatatcaataaaacatAATGATGATTTATAAGTGAAATATGTATTTGGACGCTAACATCCAACAgcatctttaattttaatttttttttatgttaatgtttGAAAGGGATTGGTAATTTATGTTAGATCCAATAACCTTGATTGCTTCAAAAGTGCCAACCAACAACCCACTCAAATCCAACAACTTtgatttttgtcaaaatttgttgccttttttagtttttttttaaaaaaaaacaatttatcttaataataaaaacattggAAATGTACATAAATCTCTTGCgttctgaaaaaaaaaatctatttagttTTTTCAGATTTTatgaaaatacattaaactaattAAGGGTACTTTTACCTAgataaagaaaattataaaaacaaaataggTTGTAGATTAAACAAAAACAATATGTTTTATATCGTGGAATTGAGGCTTTTTAACTGTTAGGCAGCACCTAGAAAATACTCCCGTCATTTGACAATCATTTTAagtagaaaaaatatttttttaagtggtGTCGCCACTTtgtcaaataaaatataaaaatttttaaaatatataacaaatattcacgtgtaagaaaaaaaatattttttaaagtggTGTCACTTGACATATTGACAACATCGGctagtgattttaaaaaaaaaatctactgaTTCGATGTAGGAAGTGTTGTCTGGCAGTGTAGTGCCACCAAAATATGTATTTATAACCCCTTTCTAACCCAAAAAACTAATCTAGTGTTGTTTAGAGAGAAAAAATTGAGTTGTTAACGTTAAACCGTAGAAATCTTAAGTTTGAAATAGTAACAAAAGTCTCAAACTTGGGTCCCTACAACGATTAGAAATCAAGATTGAAGATCAAGaatatttgtttttcatttcagaaatcaattttttttttcatttcagaaATTAAGTTTGAGTTGATAAGGTCagcttgtaattatttttatgtaatttcattttattttactattatgtataattatgtaactatatattgataattaatttttagtataaGATGCAAGTTATATTGTTTGATAAAAAGtttatttattgctttaaaatgatatgaattatttgaatagcaactaatgtatttttgtttattttaaatttgttttataaatttagtATCGAAGATGAATAATCAGTTCTTCATATACATCCATTTTGATAGGGTAATTTTCTAAACAAAAATTGGTTGTATATTTGAATCACACCATAAAATAGGAATGAGGTTTAACAAGAGTATAAaacttgataaaataaaaaaaggttattGCGAAAATCGCTTGATGTTGTAGGAGGAGGATGTCCAGACTATTTTACAAATTTCCAGTTTTGTCAAATCCGTGCATATATAGGGAGATGGAACTTGTAGAGGACGATGACATGGAGACTATGATCGCCATGTATTGCTCGCTTGGTAACATTGAACCAATTAGTTGTTCGTTGAGTTAACTGATGTTGAGCTGGTACAAAATGTCACTCTATTAAATCAACAATATAGAGTTCATGACCCGTATACAAAGGTTCTGAGAGCATTTGTGGATTTGCGATCTTCTATACACGAGTTTAACTTTGATATGAATGTTGAGTGGGTAGAACTGTACAACTATGGAGCGACACCGACATCGGGCGACACTCCACACAGTGTTCCTATTGTGTATAGTAACCCTAATTTGAGTCCCCATTTACAGATAAATCCAATGGTGATTGGTACCAATGAAGATGGTGAAGAAGGACCCAATAATGATGATGATTCCGATTACTAGGGTGAGAATTCTTGTGATCTCGATCTCGATGAGATTCTGAATGATATCAACGAAGAAGGCACAGGTTATAGTGATAATGTTGGAAATAATACTAAGGTTTGTTGTCCCCTTCATTAACATGAGGAGCTTTTGGGCCTCTCCCATATCGGGTCCAATTAAAATTACTTCCTAAATTTTTAACCCAGTACTTTATAATTCGATCAAACcctatatatgtttttttattttccaaaataaacatctcaatattttttcaattaaataattttctatacccaattttaatttctttaaaaccaTGACGACTttatcgtaaaagaatctatgagaaaatatatttaacatttctacattcaacggGTTTATTATGACCAAATGGTTTATTTCTATtttcgaacttcatttaatttgaaaaatataaattcatttctagatcatttttaaatttcattttagagaaaaccatattcatttccaaatgattccatttctctattttcattttggagaaaaacataatcatttccaaatgtttcccatttctctattttcaccatttctattcatttgattcaacatgcaattcatttctggtttcaacgagctagtgaaGGGACTGATTGGAtatatgtgattagggctcaaatgatttacaattaagttttagcttttcatctattaattataaactcatttagtcacgaagtcattccattatagtatcgtgaccgagctctccctaacgacatatcattacgaaagcaactcgatcagttctcatccaatgaccttgtcataagtgtgttaccctcataggatattcttaaactctttgggataatatttgttctcctaatataatcctattttatctcatggtaaccattatatcttccttcatgaaaattcaattactattaaatagtaaaaaagtcattcatcacaaatatGAATGACtcatggccacgtttacttttcatcaaccatgtaatgccaatgagaggatatcgtttacctatgtctcgggctatgaattctattgttgtgaatgacgctacaaaCTGCAGAAGTTATATAGCCAATGCACCAgatttcagttccttatctatttaaacacaggtttttacttacatcaaagtatacgagttatgtatacatagtttttcatccacttaggattaaggtatgctACACTATggacatcacaagtgaataaatcataaacggatttaggatctattcttcttaggtCTAGTTCGATGTATTATCAgttcagtcagtcacatctacgtttctatcttttgggagtcatccgctccaatGTCCAAGTTAAGTCATCTCtctaattagacttgatagacgacatattagtctttcaatcagttttctcatttttgattagactaaagacattTTTAGGTTCGTTTAttatataagttgtctttctgtattatgatccaactacgtaataccgcttagtattagttaaatattagacaaccagtgaACTAATATATGCTTCTATTTTGgtttacatgcaaaaaccacgtgagcacaatatacaaagtattaatgtaattcatgaataattttgttaaccaatctatttaaaaaaaattactagttTACTTAGACGAAAATAGTACATTTAGGGCATTAGATCCAACAGATAATGCATGTTCCTCTCTACTCGGGAATTCGACTCGTGGTATTGTTATATGGAATGATTCTTTAGCCCATATGCTAAACGTATATCCTGATGTTGAGCATGCATCTGAGTTTTTAGGATACCCGGATATAATATCTTCCTACAGGTTGGCGCTAGATACCGAATCGGAAGAGTTGGTTATAGGTCAACAATTCCCAAATAAGGAGGTATGTGAGCTGCCATAAAGAAGTATAGCATGAAAGTGTTGGTAAACTACAAAGTTATTGTATCTAAATTGACATtatatattggggagtgttgGGGGTTTGCAGAAGGTTATAACTGGCAGGTATGAGCTGCATTGATGCAAAGGTCACAACTGTGGGAGATTCAAAAATATGTAAGGCCTCATACATGCACTACTGTAAGGATGTCATAAGGCTAAGGGAAACTTGATTCGAAATTAGTTTGTAACCACATCATGCCACTAGTGAAACACATGCCCACCATTCCTGTATCGGTCTTGATTATCGACATGTAATCTCAATTTAAGTACAAAATGCCATATAAGAAAGCATAGTGGGCTAAACAAATGGCGATAAAATAATTGTATGGTGATTGAGATGTGTAGTAAAATGAACTTCAGAGGTGGTTAACCATAATACAAGAGTATCTGCCAAGGACTGTGGTTGATTTACAAATACTGCTTGCTTATGGGCAGGATAACTATCTAGATCTAGGGAAAAGAATTTTCAACCGCTTGTTCTAAACATTGGATCCTTGCGTTAGGGTCTGTCCTCACTGTAAGCAGCTTGTGCAAGTTGATGGAACTTGACTATATGAGAAATATACACAAATTCTTTTTACTGTGGTTGCATAAGATGGTAACCAAAACGTACTATCAATAGTGTTTGTCATTTTGGAGAGTGAGAACATAAAATCGTGACAAATTTTCTTGAAGAACTTACGAAGGCATGTTGTTAGGCAAGATAGCATTAGCATTACTTCTCATTGATCAAAAGGGCTAACTACGATGATTAGGTGTTTCGAAGTTTTGTGGAGATCTGTGTACTACATCCGTCATATTACGGTTAACTTTCATAGGGAATTTAGGAATGCAGATTGGCATAAACAAGTCATGAATATGTGTAATTCAacaaccataattttttttatcttttgaataCATTTAAAATCTCAAAGGAATGATAACATATCTTACGGAAATATGTACACAGGGTACAAGTTGGAACAACACCATTTTAGATAGAGAATGACGAGGCTTTAGGTTGAAATGAACCATGATGTGCATGACTGGTTCAGTAGCATAGGGCCGTATCGATGGGTCAATGTTTCGATGATGGGTCTTGCTATGGACATAGGACCACCAACTTTGTAGAGTTTGTTAATGTCGTCTTGAAGTGTATACAACATTTGTTCATTTTAGCTATTTTCTCAACTATGTTCTACACGTTAGCAACCTTGATGTCAAGAAGGGGAAATAAGCAAAGTAGATGGAGGTGGGACACGTTCACTTCAATGAGCTTAGGAAAACGATGGTGGTCAACACATAGAGAGAGATTGATGTTCATACAACTATATTCCTAGTAGTTGGAAACTTTTTAGGTGAAAAAGTTTGTTGGCCATTGAGTAGGTATCTCAGCCAGGTTTTACGGAGTTGATTTCCAAAATAGGCGGTACGACTGTGAGAGGTTCCAGACTCTTTGGCACCCATGTTCACACATAGTTGCAGCATATCTGTAGACCATGGTAGATTTTATGCAATATGTCGATGAGGTGTATAGATTGGAACACACATTACGTATTTGGGGAAACAAGTTCCCCACCTTCTGCGATGTCTCAACTTGGAAGTGCCTCGGCCTACATTCGAGTTGCTCCCAAACCTGTGGCTAAGTAGAGTACCCAAAGGTCGACTATAGACCAACAAGATTCAGAATGACATGGGCTTGAGGGAGAATGGTGAACCCAAACATTGTGATCTGGTCGCGCCACAACGTATAAACGCCGATCAGATAATGAACATAAAATATTAGGAATTAAAGTGGTTTGACTGAAAATGTGATAAATCAGTTGCAATATTTATGTATTACAACAGAATACAGAGTATTCTGAGGATCAAATCCATGAGAGATCAGGCGATAAGGTAAATGACAATTATAACACATACAATTAAGAAGTCTAGCTAATTAATTACCAAGTATTATATTACAGCAAATCATCATCTCAGGTTAATTACACCAAACTACATAGGAGGtctaaattaaataacatacaaaAATGCACAAATATCATTTCAATGAGATAAAATGGTtggattagggatctaaattgcTTAAACTCCTGATTGGTCCAATTTTACCTttcaattaccattttacccaatTAGACGATTTAGTCTGGTTTATCTTTCAACATCACTAAACTAAATCGGAACAATCAAATTGGTTTGTAATAGGTTTTTCTCTCAGTCTCACCTTTCTAGATGTTCACCTAGAGGTGTCAATTCTAGGTTTTGAAGTCTATTTGATTTAGttcaatttttacgatttagtctctgaACCAAAGACTAACCATACAACATTTCAATCAACCAACCACATAAGATTGAGTGCTTATTCATCATCAACATACAAATATCAGTCTATTTCATGCTTAGATGAgtcataaaaaaaacataaaaaggcAAAGTTAAAAGGTTATTAGTGACTCTTCAAGGAGGTTTTGTTAAGGACAATACTAAtaagaaaagtgaaaaaaaacACAACTACAGATGATATTTTGACACTCTTGAAAGTTCACAAAAAGGAAATATATTGAATACTTTAAAAAGAATTCATAATAACAAGAGAAAGATTTGTATCTAAGTGCAAGAAAACCAGATCTACagtaaaaatgaaaaaactaaCAACTACTAAATAACTAAGCTAGGAAAAGAAAAACCAAGAAAACTAAAATGGTGAAAAGAACAAAAGAGAGAaccaaaaagatgataaaaagagcCTATTTTATGTTTGACATCTAGTAGCCTTTAATATTGCCAATTTTACAACCTTAACATTTAACAAAAACACCCTTGGAGATAAGGAATTGACTTGAGTGGATGTTGGACACAAACTTTAGTGTCGTGACACCAAAGCTTGGATGTTGCGATATCCTCAGCAGTAGGAACAATCTTGGTTTAGGCGTTCTTGATATCGCGACACAACCTAGCTAGTGTCGCGATATTCGTGGCAATAACTATGGGCTCCTTCACTGTAACCATAAGCTTGGAGTCATGACCTTGAAGGCTTGTAGTCGAAACATTAGGGCTCGTTGTCGTAACAAAGTGCACCTAATGTCGTGACACCTTCAACAGACTGCTCTAGGTTGTTTTGCATTGAAGTTTTACTCCCCTGAGGTGATTAAGAGTGGGTGCCGCAATGTCCTAGATTCGGTGTCGCAACACCCATGATAGTTGATGTTTTCCTCGAGGTTTGGCTATAGACATTTCCCTATATAAACTCAAATTAACCATTAGACTCCTAATGACATAGTTTTGCCAATTTGGGTTTTAAAAGGAGTAAAGCATAAGAAAAGGCTATCATtaacactaaaaataaaaataaacaaaaaaaattgaaaataattttacatttcttGAGAACAAACTCATCAAGTGTCCGAgaaagcctaatttgacatatcaaattgtAATAACCCGGTTTCTAGTGGTGTTGAAAAATGCAGTTCTAGGACCCCTTTCCATAAATCAAGCCCGTAATTAAATAGGGATATCTATGAGATTAGTGTATAGatgaattaaaatttggttaagtaatttagccgaaattatagttaattaaggcccagggactaaattgtaaaagtctaatcgctatagatttttaatcaAGAAATGACTTGAGGACTTAAATAGTAATTACCCAAAGGActaaaatggttattaaactGTTGTTCTCTTATGGCTAGTGGACAGTAATAATGATTCCTTTAAGCTTAATTAACATTATAATTAGTTAAGTAAAACTTGAttgtatttaattaaaacaaattatttacttttaataaactatataagttaaatttagtgGAGAAAATAATATCATCTCCTTCATTTCGTTCATCCATCatccaaaaagaaagaaaaaaacctaaAGAGAAGCTTTCAAAACTGTAGGTGTTTGGCCATTAAATTGGTaagtgcaatttagtcattttcttgtaacttttattGACTTGAGGTCatgtgagcttgatttagctagcccatgtaccaaattgtgaactgttaaagttttaaaaagtttccattgttgatttcttgaagaattaggtgtggaattgatagaaattaagcttagattatgaaaatgactaaattgtaaagcttaattattaatttcacacattaggaaccaaattgaataaaatgtataaCTATTACAAAATTTCGATAGGAATAGAAAGTAAAAGGTCcttaatga
This region includes:
- the LOC107920095 gene encoding glucose-6-phosphate/phosphate translocator 1, chloroplastic, whose translation is MSFSLKQSALAACNDVSNSVLQRRSLSCRSSILPPLVFQNNSKRTNLSLSKPLHVSAVEIIGKDKEPVIKCRAYEADKSQPIEAAAEEVKSEAAKRVKIGIYFATWWALNVVFNIYNKKVLNAYPYPWLTSTLSLACGSLMMLISWATRIAEAPKTDFEFWKTLFPVAVAHTIGHVAATVSMSKVAVSFTHIIKSGEPAFSVLVSSLLLGESFPPAVYLSLVPIIGGCALAAVTELNFNMTGFMGAMISNLAFVFRNIFSKKGMKGNSVSGMNYYACLSMLSLVILTPFAIAVEGPQMWAAGWEKALSQIGPQFIWWVAAQSIFYHLYNQVSYMSLDQISPLTFSIGNTMKRISVIVSSIIIFHTPVQPVNAVGAAIAILGTFLYSQAKA